One window of Nitrospirota bacterium genomic DNA carries:
- a CDS encoding zf-HC2 domain-containing protein, translating into MSPLYHIIYTCQDMARLLSDAMDRSLPWHTRLRMHLHLRLCLLCRRYQQQLTLLRTVLRKRATTLDEDDRADAPTLSPEAKARIQRALDSSRT; encoded by the coding sequence ATGAGCCCGCTATATCACATCATCTACACCTGTCAGGACATGGCTCGGCTGCTGTCCGACGCCATGGATCGATCGTTGCCGTGGCACACCCGCCTGCGCATGCATCTGCATCTCCGCCTCTGTCTCCTCTGCCGGCGCTACCAACAGCAATTGACGCTGCTCCGTACCGTCCTCCGCAAGCGCGCAACCACGCTCGATGAGGATGATCGCGCCGATGCGCCAACGCTCTCGCCAGAAGCCAAAGCGCGCATACAACGCGCGCTCGATTCCTCTCGCACCTAG
- a CDS encoding YHS domain-containing (seleno)protein, translating to MTGFKQLLLAGLALAASMAAVPVFAEDVTHSTPGISGYDPVAYFTDGKPVRGSGYHVTTHEGVTYAFANAEHKKLFIASPKQYLPAFGGYCAYGVAVGKKFVADPEVWKVVDGTLYLNLDKGIQDKWQKDIPGFIKKGTANWSDIKDKPADAL from the coding sequence ATGACAGGATTCAAGCAACTCTTACTCGCCGGGTTGGCGCTGGCGGCCAGCATGGCAGCGGTTCCGGTCTTTGCTGAAGACGTGACCCACAGCACACCGGGAATCAGCGGCTATGACCCCGTCGCCTACTTCACCGACGGCAAACCGGTCAGAGGATCGGGCTATCACGTGACCACACACGAGGGCGTGACCTACGCCTTCGCCAACGCCGAGCATAAGAAACTGTTCATCGCCAGTCCGAAGCAGTACCTCCCCGCCTTCGGAGGCTACTGCGCCTATGGCGTCGCGGTCGGGAAAAAATTCGTGGCGGATCCGGAAGTCTGGAAGGTCGTCGACGGAACCTTGTACTTGAACCTGGATAAGGGCATTCAAGACAAGTGGCAGAAAGATATCCCCGGCTTCATTAAGAAGGGCACTGCCAACTGGTCCGATATCAAGGACAAGCCAGCCGACGCATTGTAA
- a CDS encoding zinc transporter ZupT encodes MLNLFALGALAGLIPVYLGIGAALLLGKVLPRSWEGGLIGVATGVLLYLFFDLMHEAVELSGARDMLSWAVFLVSLGASLVGLVALESKQVFGVRHTSRFLTLPYMIAMGMGFHNLGEGLAIGASYGSGEWALSMLLVGGFALHNGTEGFGIVGAAGKTSVQWKDVFLLGLVAGGPTCIGVLLSGQGLSPYLSISFYSLAAGSLLYVILSLTTISYTATRRLQAALGIWIGISLMYVTAMLLTLLGGVAS; translated from the coding sequence ATGTTGAACTTATTTGCGTTAGGGGCTCTTGCCGGTCTTATTCCTGTCTATCTGGGAATCGGGGCAGCCCTGCTGCTCGGGAAGGTGTTGCCACGATCCTGGGAAGGCGGATTGATTGGTGTTGCGACCGGGGTGTTGCTGTATCTGTTCTTCGATTTGATGCATGAGGCGGTGGAGCTCAGCGGAGCCCGCGATATGTTGTCGTGGGCGGTCTTTCTAGTGAGTCTTGGCGCAAGCCTGGTCGGTCTCGTGGCGCTGGAATCGAAGCAGGTGTTCGGCGTTCGCCACACCAGCCGATTTCTGACGCTCCCCTATATGATCGCGATGGGGATGGGCTTTCACAACCTTGGCGAAGGGCTCGCGATTGGTGCCAGCTATGGAAGCGGAGAATGGGCCCTCAGCATGTTGCTGGTGGGGGGCTTTGCGTTGCACAACGGCACGGAAGGGTTCGGCATTGTCGGTGCTGCAGGAAAAACGTCGGTGCAATGGAAGGATGTGTTTCTGCTCGGGTTGGTGGCGGGCGGTCCGACGTGCATCGGGGTTCTGTTGAGCGGGCAGGGGCTCTCCCCCTATCTGTCCATCTCCTTTTATTCTCTCGCGGCCGGTTCGCTGCTCTACGTCATTCTCTCCCTTACCACGATTTCCTATACCGCGACTCGCCGTCTACAGGCCGCGCTGGGAATATGGATCGGCATTAGCCTGATGTACGTAACCGCCATGTTGCTCACACTCCTGGGAGGGGTGGCCAGTTAG
- a CDS encoding type II toxin-antitoxin system VapC family toxin, whose amino-acid sequence MSRYVVDASVAIKWFLPEIHSEAAIRLRRSRYRLHVPALMTLELGNVLAKRIRRGELTRDEGDVVLKELKQLPLQRHADERLFPSAYQLALATQRSLYDCLYLALAEAVDGIMVTADRKFYSSLTGGSYGRRVLWVEDLPRLT is encoded by the coding sequence GTGAGCCGCTACGTGGTCGATGCCAGTGTGGCGATCAAGTGGTTCCTTCCGGAGATCCATTCCGAGGCGGCGATTCGTTTGCGCCGTTCACGCTATCGACTTCATGTGCCCGCACTGATGACGCTGGAGCTCGGCAACGTGTTGGCCAAAAGGATTCGTCGTGGTGAGCTCACTCGGGATGAAGGGGATGTGGTCCTGAAGGAGTTGAAGCAACTTCCCCTCCAGCGGCATGCCGACGAGCGACTCTTTCCCTCCGCCTATCAACTCGCGTTGGCCACGCAACGAAGTCTGTACGATTGCCTCTATCTTGCCTTGGCTGAAGCAGTCGATGGGATTATGGTCACGGCAGATCGTAAGTTCTATTCATCGCTGACGGGGGGATCCTATGGTCGTCGTGTCTTGTGGGTTGAGGACCTTCCCCGGTTGACGTAA
- a CDS encoding Arc family DNA-binding protein: MAQVLVRQLDSKIVDRLKKRAKEHGRSLQSEVKTILEDAVPDYEGAWKRIEGLQERLRKSSRKFSDSAALIREDRER; encoded by the coding sequence ATGGCGCAGGTTCTTGTTAGGCAGCTCGATAGCAAGATTGTCGATCGGTTGAAGAAGCGGGCGAAGGAGCATGGGCGATCTCTGCAATCTGAAGTGAAGACGATTCTGGAGGACGCAGTGCCTGACTACGAGGGGGCGTGGAAACGGATCGAAGGATTACAGGAGCGATTGAGGAAGTCTAGTCGGAAGTTCAGCGATAGTGCGGCGCTGATTCGTGAGGATCGCGAGCGGTGA
- a CDS encoding response regulator, which translates to MVTHPSILLIEDSPGECELFRLALAQTGLTVALHTEQDADAALRFLDHLAANIPGCSHGEAAGVVSTARVERAHSDRARSASTETMPAVSPSLILLDLNLRGQDGCDFLKRLRSDLRFSTIPTIVFTTSDDLTDVARCYTSGANGYVIKPGTFTELVQCIGDICHYWLTRHRVPHMIETPC; encoded by the coding sequence ATGGTGACGCACCCCTCCATCCTCTTAATCGAAGACAGCCCTGGCGAATGCGAACTCTTCCGCCTCGCCCTCGCCCAAACCGGCCTCACCGTCGCACTCCATACCGAGCAGGACGCGGATGCCGCCCTCCGTTTCTTAGATCACCTGGCAGCCAATATCCCTGGATGTTCCCATGGCGAGGCGGCTGGTGTGGTCTCCACTGCGCGCGTCGAACGAGCACATTCTGATCGTGCGCGTTCCGCGAGCACAGAGACCATGCCAGCCGTCTCGCCATCCCTGATTCTTCTCGATCTTAATCTACGCGGCCAGGACGGCTGCGACTTCCTGAAGCGGCTCCGATCCGACCTTCGCTTCTCGACGATCCCCACCATCGTCTTCACCACCTCCGACGATCTAACCGATGTCGCCCGCTGTTATACGAGCGGCGCGAACGGTTATGTGATAAAACCAGGGACCTTTACCGAACTCGTTCAATGCATAGGCGATATCTGCCATTATTGGCTCACTCGACATCGCGTTCCTCATATGATTGAAACCCCATGCTGA
- a CDS encoding efflux RND transporter permease subunit, giving the protein MLTRASLKNPYAVFALCMIMLVLGGVSYQKMRVDIFPEIKIPTILVTTFYRGLSPTEMEGAITLKMEQRFVEASYVEHIESQSLAGMSYIKVFFQPEYSIDSAQSELTSLAYSIIRLLPPGVYPPSVYKFGVASLPIGLLSVSSETLGAKEIRDLAYFNIRQQIATIPGISFGPPLGGKVRQITVFLDQQRMMARDVSPSDVVKAVNSQSAIIPAGNMKIGDLDYYVYSNSLIEAVDKINDIPIKIVNGTPIFVRDIGTAADSAAIQTSIVRVNGREATYIPITRQEGANTLEVTDGIRAKLQKLTEIPAGTTVKFIYDQSLYIRQAIANLQKEGLLGAVLAGLMIYLFLSSMKAALVVGLAIPLSLTSALVALYLTGQSVNIMTLGGLALVIGTLLDNNIVVQENLHRHLEMGKDGRSAAEDSATELTLPILVATICILIVYLPIMFFTGIIKFLFVPLAMTVAFAMLADYAVSMSVTPVLLAYFYSKGHGGDGTEESSASTGWFRYVLALYIPLLRTGLRFKPVVIGLALLALIGTALLLAPRLHTEFFPRIDAGNFTMHISAPEGSRIEKTTAIVAQIEKLVQETIPKGDLEEVISNTGLYFGDAARFAPNTGNHTAFVLVNLVTGHEGRTDDYIAKLRTRLHQDLHGVEVSFQTGGIISDVLNFGLRAPIDIQVKGPTLDIIRSVAEEIQQKVARVPNTVDVRIKQGKSYPEMHIDVDRTKAAYYGIAQDRVIIDVITGISSNIALSPNYWLDPKTANGYYLLAQYPEQSLTSTEDLLNIPIIGARTQLRSTSSLTTTGASGSTMALQNTPFAGRQMELSSGYYASGDERRGPPVLLRDVASLSFKTGPDSVDHYDLSRLIDVLITPVGNDLGHVAKDIEAVLATITLPKDVTIQLRGEVANMRGAINNFAFALPLAVLLIYLVMVGLFRSLVDPLIILVAVPLGWIGTVLLLLLTDTSVNVESMIGTLMMMGIVVSNSILLVDSANRRVRAGATAEEAVFQAGTSRIRPILMTALATILGLLPLALGFGEGNETMVPLARAVVGGLAVSTVMTLLVVPVMHVLVLGRRVHIHELPTTPPASAEEI; this is encoded by the coding sequence ATGCTGACCCGCGCCTCGCTCAAGAACCCCTACGCCGTCTTTGCGCTCTGCATGATCATGCTCGTGCTCGGGGGCGTGTCCTATCAAAAGATGCGGGTGGACATCTTCCCCGAGATCAAGATTCCGACCATTCTCGTGACGACGTTCTACCGCGGCTTGAGCCCCACCGAAATGGAAGGCGCGATTACGCTCAAGATGGAGCAGCGGTTCGTCGAAGCGAGCTACGTCGAACATATCGAATCCCAGTCGCTCGCCGGGATGAGCTACATCAAAGTCTTCTTCCAGCCGGAATACAGCATCGACTCGGCTCAATCGGAACTGACCAGCCTGGCCTACAGCATCATTCGCCTGCTCCCGCCCGGCGTCTATCCCCCCTCCGTCTATAAATTCGGCGTGGCGAGTTTGCCGATAGGACTCCTCTCCGTGAGCAGCGAAACACTTGGCGCCAAAGAAATTCGCGACCTTGCCTATTTCAATATCCGTCAACAGATCGCCACGATCCCCGGTATTTCCTTCGGCCCCCCATTGGGCGGGAAGGTCCGGCAGATCACCGTCTTCCTCGATCAGCAGCGAATGATGGCCCGCGACGTGTCCCCCTCCGACGTGGTCAAAGCCGTCAATTCCCAAAGCGCCATCATTCCGGCCGGCAACATGAAGATCGGCGACCTGGATTACTACGTCTACTCCAACAGCCTCATCGAGGCGGTCGACAAGATCAACGACATCCCGATCAAAATCGTGAACGGCACGCCGATCTTCGTGCGGGATATCGGCACGGCGGCCGACAGCGCCGCGATCCAAACCTCGATCGTGCGGGTGAACGGGCGCGAGGCCACCTATATCCCCATCACCAGGCAGGAGGGAGCCAATACGCTGGAAGTGACGGACGGCATCCGCGCCAAACTCCAGAAGCTGACGGAAATTCCCGCCGGCACCACGGTCAAATTCATCTACGACCAGTCCCTCTATATCCGGCAGGCGATTGCCAATCTCCAGAAGGAAGGGCTGCTGGGGGCTGTGCTGGCCGGCCTGATGATCTATCTCTTTCTCAGCAGCATGAAGGCGGCGCTCGTCGTCGGGCTGGCCATTCCCCTCTCGCTGACCTCGGCCCTCGTTGCACTCTATTTGACCGGCCAGAGCGTAAACATCATGACACTCGGCGGCTTGGCCCTCGTGATCGGCACCCTACTGGACAACAACATCGTCGTGCAGGAGAACCTGCACCGCCATCTGGAGATGGGCAAAGACGGCCGCTCGGCCGCGGAAGACAGCGCGACCGAGCTGACGCTCCCGATCCTGGTCGCCACGATCTGCATCCTGATCGTGTACCTCCCCATCATGTTCTTCACCGGCATCATCAAATTCCTCTTCGTGCCGCTGGCCATGACCGTGGCCTTTGCGATGCTCGCCGACTATGCCGTCTCGATGTCGGTCACGCCGGTGCTCCTCGCCTACTTTTACTCGAAGGGCCATGGCGGGGACGGCACGGAGGAGAGTTCTGCCTCGACCGGCTGGTTCCGCTATGTCCTGGCCCTTTATATCCCGCTGTTGCGGACGGGCCTGCGCTTCAAGCCGGTCGTGATCGGCTTGGCCCTCCTGGCCCTCATCGGCACCGCCCTCCTCCTGGCCCCCCGCCTCCATACGGAGTTCTTCCCGCGGATCGACGCAGGCAATTTCACCATGCACATCTCGGCGCCGGAAGGCTCGCGGATCGAAAAGACGACGGCGATTGTGGCGCAGATCGAAAAGCTGGTGCAGGAGACCATCCCGAAAGGGGACCTGGAAGAGGTCATTTCCAACACGGGGCTCTATTTCGGCGATGCGGCCCGCTTCGCGCCGAACACCGGCAACCACACGGCCTTTGTGCTGGTGAACCTCGTGACCGGTCACGAAGGGCGCACGGACGACTACATCGCCAAGTTACGTACCAGGCTGCACCAAGACTTGCACGGCGTCGAAGTCTCCTTTCAGACCGGCGGCATCATCAGCGACGTGCTGAACTTCGGCTTGCGCGCGCCGATCGACATTCAAGTGAAGGGGCCGACGCTCGATATCATTCGGTCGGTGGCGGAAGAGATTCAGCAGAAAGTCGCGCGCGTGCCGAACACGGTGGATGTGCGGATCAAGCAGGGCAAGAGCTACCCGGAGATGCACATCGACGTGGATCGCACTAAGGCGGCCTACTATGGCATTGCGCAGGATCGCGTGATCATCGACGTGATCACCGGCATCAGCTCGAACATCGCGCTCAGCCCCAACTACTGGCTCGACCCGAAGACCGCCAATGGGTATTACCTCTTAGCGCAGTATCCGGAACAGTCCCTGACCAGCACCGAGGACCTGCTCAACATCCCGATCATCGGCGCCCGCACGCAATTGCGGTCCACGTCTTCGCTGACCACGACCGGCGCGAGCGGCTCGACGATGGCCCTCCAGAACACCCCCTTCGCCGGGCGGCAGATGGAACTGTCCAGCGGCTACTACGCATCCGGGGACGAGCGGCGGGGACCGCCTGTGCTCCTCCGGGACGTGGCGTCCTTGTCTTTCAAGACCGGGCCGGACTCCGTGGACCATTACGATCTGTCGCGATTGATCGACGTGCTGATTACTCCGGTCGGCAACGACCTGGGCCATGTCGCGAAAGACATTGAAGCCGTCCTGGCGACCATCACGCTCCCGAAGGATGTAACCATTCAGCTCCGCGGTGAAGTCGCCAACATGCGTGGCGCCATCAACAACTTTGCCTTCGCCCTGCCCCTTGCCGTGCTGCTGATCTATCTCGTAATGGTGGGACTCTTCCGCTCTCTGGTCGATCCCCTGATCATCCTGGTGGCAGTGCCATTGGGCTGGATCGGCACGGTGCTGTTACTGCTGCTGACCGACACCTCGGTCAACGTGGAATCCATGATCGGCACCCTCATGATGATGGGCATCGTGGTCTCCAACAGCATTTTGCTGGTCGACTCCGCCAACCGCCGGGTACGCGCCGGCGCGACCGCAGAGGAGGCCGTGTTCCAGGCCGGCACCAGCCGCATTCGCCCGATTCTGATGACGGCCCTCGCGACGATCCTCGGCCTGCTGCCGTTGGCGCTGGGCTTCGGTGAAGGCAACGAGACGATGGTGCCCCTGGCCCGCGCAGTCGTCGGCGGCCTCGCCGTTTCCACCGTCATGACCCTGCTCGTGGTGCCGGTGATGCATGTGCTGGTCTTGGGCCGACGCGTGCACATCCATGAATTGCCAACGACCCCGCCCGCTTCTGCCGAGGAGATCTAG
- a CDS encoding efflux RND transporter periplasmic adaptor subunit: MSNRSVYIVAALLLLLIGCDKEEPAKKTASGAAAPAGSSQEQTEAVAQSDSQPVDVQVTKPTRRLLVYSVTLPANVSPRYQTTLYAKVSGYLKWIGPDKGDAVKKDQVLAVIDAPEVEEQYHQAQSDYHIKRLTSERLAKVWKESPDVIAKQDVDVAEAATQGAKHLVDQRMALRDYTKVRAPYAGIITARFADPGALIQVATASSSGAIPLFTIMDLDTVRVYTNVPQDDSPWVQPGITKASVIVKGLEGRSFTGTVTRSTLALDPSTRSLLVEIDLPNPDHALRPGTFVEVALGLREIPDALVLPPQAVISGPKGKSVFIVDASRAKSVPVQTGISDGRWIEITSGLSGDEEVVVVGKRKLVDRSLVSPAPFNLPEGKPAQQKFERRSPGASGPAATHTDKALPTNPK, translated from the coding sequence ATGTCGAACCGTTCCGTCTACATCGTCGCCGCCCTGCTGTTGCTCCTGATCGGCTGTGATAAAGAGGAGCCTGCGAAGAAGACCGCATCTGGCGCCGCGGCGCCAGCCGGCTCCAGCCAGGAGCAGACCGAAGCCGTGGCACAGAGCGACAGCCAGCCGGTAGACGTACAGGTGACGAAGCCGACCAGGCGCCTGTTGGTCTACAGCGTCACCCTGCCGGCGAATGTCTCGCCGCGTTATCAAACCACGCTCTACGCGAAGGTATCGGGCTATCTGAAATGGATCGGGCCAGATAAAGGCGATGCGGTCAAGAAGGATCAGGTCCTGGCGGTTATCGATGCGCCGGAAGTCGAGGAGCAGTATCATCAGGCCCAGTCCGACTACCATATCAAGCGCCTGACGTCGGAACGGTTGGCCAAGGTCTGGAAGGAATCGCCGGACGTGATCGCCAAGCAGGATGTCGATGTCGCAGAGGCGGCGACCCAGGGGGCCAAACATCTCGTGGACCAGCGGATGGCCCTTCGCGACTACACCAAAGTTCGCGCGCCATATGCCGGCATCATTACGGCCCGCTTTGCCGATCCCGGCGCGCTGATCCAGGTCGCCACGGCCTCGTCGTCCGGAGCGATTCCCCTCTTCACGATCATGGATCTCGATACGGTGCGCGTCTATACGAATGTGCCACAGGACGATTCACCCTGGGTACAGCCCGGCATCACCAAGGCCAGCGTGATCGTCAAGGGATTGGAGGGGCGCTCGTTTACCGGGACCGTCACCCGTTCGACCCTGGCGCTCGATCCCTCGACGCGCAGCCTGCTCGTCGAGATCGACCTGCCGAACCCCGACCATGCGCTCCGCCCCGGCACCTTCGTGGAAGTGGCTCTCGGATTGCGGGAAATTCCCGATGCGCTCGTGCTCCCGCCTCAAGCCGTGATCAGCGGGCCCAAAGGGAAGTCGGTGTTCATCGTCGACGCCAGCCGCGCAAAGTCGGTACCGGTACAAACCGGTATCAGCGACGGCCGCTGGATCGAGATTACCTCCGGCCTGTCAGGCGACGAGGAGGTCGTCGTCGTCGGAAAGCGCAAACTGGTCGATCGTTCGCTCGTTTCTCCGGCTCCGTTCAACCTGCCGGAAGGGAAACCGGCCCAGCAGAAATTCGAGCGCCGCTCGCCTGGCGCATCAGGCCCGGCTGCCACGCATACAGACAAGGCTTTGCCCACGAACCCCAAATAA
- a CDS encoding TolC family protein: MHRTITRSLIACTILAALGGAAPASAQPLSRAAEPPPRGGFLGLQQAVEMALQSHPSVQEGNANLKASEARTQQTRSLYYPQVYANADTTAGAGRPNPRFLVGGALLQQNQSIFAAGVIANQRIYDFGVTSNLVESSQLAERAQGQDVNARRALVVLNVQRTYLNSLKRRKLVQIAEETVRERGLIAGQIEALYRQQLKSKLDWNLVRVELVNAESFLIRSRNDLKSSYADLNRAMGMAGQDDYVLEDLAIDVKPTRPLDTLIGESLSHPEIQRLKEQTASAEAKLRATKQQYLPTISALASGGTFEPFDARQNQATGGWWTAGALVSMPLFTGFLIENQVHEARAQRNASDAATTNVEQALTQQVTNAYLDTITFVQQIKLAEEQVKTAQESLQLAKQRYKLGLGTVVEVTQSEVAVTAAQTRLAESQFDYKIAEVTLAYSAGGRGQLEADSAMR; encoded by the coding sequence ATGCATCGCACGATCACTCGCAGCCTGATCGCATGTACGATCCTTGCCGCGCTTGGCGGAGCAGCCCCAGCCTCGGCACAACCGCTGTCGCGCGCAGCTGAACCGCCGCCACGCGGAGGCTTCCTCGGCCTGCAACAGGCCGTCGAGATGGCGCTGCAGAGCCATCCATCGGTCCAGGAGGGTAACGCCAACCTGAAAGCCTCCGAAGCGAGAACGCAGCAGACCCGTTCGCTCTATTATCCGCAAGTCTACGCGAACGCCGACACCACGGCCGGGGCGGGACGGCCCAACCCTCGCTTTCTCGTCGGCGGCGCCCTGCTCCAACAGAACCAAAGCATCTTTGCCGCGGGCGTGATCGCCAACCAACGTATCTACGATTTCGGAGTGACCAGCAACCTGGTCGAATCCTCACAGCTGGCCGAGCGTGCCCAGGGGCAGGATGTGAATGCACGGCGCGCCCTCGTGGTCTTGAACGTGCAGCGCACCTACTTAAACAGCCTTAAACGGCGCAAGCTGGTGCAGATTGCGGAGGAAACCGTGCGTGAGCGGGGCCTGATCGCCGGCCAGATCGAGGCGCTCTACCGCCAGCAACTCAAATCCAAGCTGGATTGGAACCTCGTGCGGGTCGAACTCGTCAATGCCGAGTCGTTCCTGATTCGCAGCCGCAACGATTTGAAGTCCAGCTATGCAGACCTCAATCGGGCCATGGGCATGGCGGGCCAAGACGATTATGTGCTGGAAGATCTGGCCATCGACGTCAAGCCGACTCGCCCATTGGATACGTTGATCGGTGAAAGTCTCTCTCACCCTGAAATCCAACGGCTCAAAGAACAAACAGCTTCGGCGGAAGCGAAGTTGCGCGCCACGAAACAGCAATATCTCCCGACGATCTCGGCGCTGGCAAGCGGAGGCACCTTCGAGCCCTTCGATGCCAGGCAGAATCAGGCAACGGGAGGTTGGTGGACGGCGGGAGCCCTGGTGTCGATGCCCCTCTTCACGGGATTTCTGATCGAGAACCAAGTCCATGAGGCACGCGCGCAACGAAACGCCTCGGATGCGGCGACCACGAACGTCGAGCAGGCGCTCACACAGCAAGTCACGAACGCCTACCTCGACACCATCACCTTCGTGCAGCAAATCAAGCTGGCGGAGGAACAGGTCAAAACGGCGCAGGAATCCCTGCAACTGGCGAAACAACGCTACAAACTCGGCCTCGGCACTGTGGTGGAAGTGACCCAATCGGAAGTCGCCGTCACGGCGGCACAAACCAGGCTGGCAGAATCGCAGTTCGACTATAAGATTGCCGAAGTGACCCTCGCCTATTCAGCAGGAGGCCGCGGCCAGCTGGAGGCCGATTCGGCGATGCGCTAG
- a CDS encoding peptidylprolyl isomerase, giving the protein MSEPTEKTRATITVSSKGVQLGEIVLKFFHDVAPGHVKNFTKLAQEGVYNNTTFHRVIPGFMIQGGDPNSKNPDRASHGMGGPGYQIKAEFNSKPHKRGVLSMARSNEPDSAGSQFFICVADANFLDWQYTAFGEVVSGLDVVDKVVAMKRDGRDNPLERVEMTVAITD; this is encoded by the coding sequence ATGTCAGAGCCGACGGAGAAGACGCGCGCGACCATTACCGTTAGCAGCAAGGGAGTCCAGTTGGGCGAGATCGTCCTGAAGTTTTTTCACGATGTGGCGCCAGGTCACGTGAAGAACTTCACGAAATTGGCCCAAGAAGGCGTTTATAACAACACGACTTTTCATCGAGTCATTCCAGGCTTCATGATCCAGGGCGGCGATCCCAACAGCAAGAATCCAGACCGTGCGTCGCACGGCATGGGCGGGCCTGGGTATCAGATCAAGGCCGAGTTCAACAGCAAGCCGCACAAGCGCGGGGTTCTCTCCATGGCCCGTTCGAACGAGCCGGACAGCGCCGGTTCGCAGTTTTTCATCTGCGTGGCGGACGCGAACTTTCTCGATTGGCAGTACACCGCATTCGGCGAAGTGGTCAGCGGATTGGACGTCGTAGACAAGGTGGTCGCCATGAAGCGCGACGGGCGGGACAATCCGCTGGAGCGTGTTGAGATGACGGTCGCGATTACGGACTAA
- the tatC gene encoding twin-arginine translocase subunit TatC, translating into MAQILNPLAAHIQTIKKRLIIIGATMLVALMVSFAFSSEMVAWLNRPFPNQLVFYGPTEALFASIKVSFLAALLASLPVIFYQCWKFIEPALLPKEQRWGFPLFALAGALFALGLVFCNLVILPLVIDFFVSFGMDHDVTPLLSVGTYIDFNVKFLLIFGCAFELPLVLTILARLGVVTGATLAKYRKHEIMAALILSAIVTPDATLFTMLLMAVPLMVLYEIGILGARIFGRGGPTEVSLPLDPDLPMGPAGHRVR; encoded by the coding sequence ATGGCACAGATCCTCAATCCCCTGGCCGCACATATCCAGACGATCAAGAAGCGGTTGATCATCATCGGCGCCACGATGCTCGTGGCCCTGATGGTGTCGTTCGCCTTTTCCAGCGAGATGGTCGCCTGGCTGAATCGTCCGTTTCCCAACCAGCTGGTATTTTACGGACCAACGGAAGCTCTATTCGCCTCGATCAAAGTGTCCTTTCTGGCGGCGCTTCTGGCGAGCCTTCCGGTCATCTTCTATCAATGTTGGAAGTTTATTGAACCGGCGCTGCTCCCGAAGGAGCAGCGCTGGGGCTTTCCGCTGTTCGCATTGGCCGGGGCGCTCTTTGCGCTCGGGTTGGTCTTTTGCAATCTTGTCATCCTCCCGCTGGTCATCGACTTTTTCGTCAGCTTCGGTATGGACCACGACGTGACCCCGCTCTTGAGCGTCGGCACCTACATCGATTTCAATGTGAAGTTTCTACTGATCTTCGGCTGTGCATTTGAGTTGCCGCTGGTGCTCACCATCCTGGCGCGGCTCGGCGTGGTGACGGGGGCGACGCTCGCAAAATACCGGAAGCATGAGATCATGGCCGCCTTGATCCTGTCGGCCATTGTCACGCCCGATGCGACCCTCTTTACCATGCTCTTGATGGCTGTCCCCTTGATGGTGTTGTATGAGATAGGCATTCTTGGCGCACGGATCTTCGGACGGGGTGGCCCGACCGAAGTCAGCTTGCCGCTCGATCCTGATTTGCCGATGGGACCGGCCGGCCATCGTGTCCGGTAG
- a CDS encoding DUF465 domain-containing protein yields MLTDSMIAERLRQSSHEFRALEESHHRLDLELVQLQKRHVRTPAEEQSTKQLHKEKLAKKDKMAELIRVYRDQDLQAAPR; encoded by the coding sequence ATGCTGACAGACAGTATGATTGCGGAACGGTTGCGCCAGTCCAGTCACGAATTCCGTGCATTGGAAGAGTCTCATCACCGTCTCGACCTGGAATTAGTCCAATTGCAGAAGCGCCATGTACGGACTCCGGCTGAAGAGCAGTCGACCAAGCAGTTGCACAAAGAGAAGTTGGCGAAGAAAGACAAGATGGCCGAGTTGATCCGAGTCTATCGAGACCAGGATCTGCAGGCTGCTCCACGTTGA